One segment of Oscillospiraceae bacterium MB08-C2-2 DNA contains the following:
- a CDS encoding dipicolinate synthase subunit B, translating into MDKIKVGFALTGSFCTFNQVITEIGKLVSKGYDVWPIMSEYASVTDTRFGRASDFINQLEGMTGHRVLSTIVETEPVGPTKMFDIMIIAPCTGNTLAKLANSITDTCVCMAAKSHLRNARPLVLAPSTNDALGGSAKNMGQLLNYKNIYFVPMAQDDAQAKPRSVVSDFTKIPQTLESALTDQQLQPILLGK; encoded by the coding sequence ATGGATAAGATCAAAGTGGGTTTCGCTCTGACTGGCTCCTTCTGCACCTTTAACCAGGTGATTACAGAAATTGGCAAGCTGGTTTCAAAGGGCTACGATGTCTGGCCCATTATGTCCGAATATGCAAGCGTAACCGATACCCGCTTTGGCCGGGCCAGTGACTTTATCAATCAGTTGGAAGGAATGACCGGGCACCGGGTGCTTTCCACCATTGTGGAGACCGAGCCGGTGGGGCCCACCAAAATGTTTGATATTATGATTATAGCCCCCTGCACCGGCAACACACTGGCAAAGCTTGCAAACAGCATCACCGATACCTGTGTCTGCATGGCTGCAAAATCCCACCTGCGCAATGCAAGGCCGCTGGTGCTGGCTCCTTCCACCAACGATGCATTGGGTGGCTCTGCCAAAAATATGGGGCAGCTGCTCAACTATAAGAATATCTATTTTGTTCCCATGGCGCAGGATGACGCACAGGCAAAACCGCGTTCGGTTGTCTCGGATTTTACAAAGATTCCCCAGACACTGGAAAGTGCACTGACAGACCAGCAGCTCCAACCTATTCTGCTGGGCAAATAA
- the dpsA gene encoding dipicolinate synthase subunit DpsA, with amino-acid sequence MKNKTIAVIGGDLRQTHLAGLLAQPEKKNTVYAMFMESDMNFPKGVIRSNALEGVLPKCDIVIFPLPLLGTDGYINTPLTNQSISFEQCLYWIPPTAAVLGGMIPASLMEEAAKKGIELLDFFCREEFAVRNAWPTAEGTIEIALRELPTTLYGQVCLITGYGRISKVLARLLQAFGAQVRVAARKYSDLAWIQVSKALPVPMEQLSDSLEDVDLLVNTVPTRILGEKELSRLKSSCLVIDLASKPGGVDFETAKNLGIKTIWALSLPGKTAPITAGEIILDTVTNILTERGTHHG; translated from the coding sequence GTGAAAAATAAAACCATCGCCGTTATAGGCGGAGATTTACGCCAGACACATTTAGCGGGGCTGCTGGCTCAGCCTGAAAAAAAGAACACGGTCTACGCTATGTTTATGGAATCGGATATGAATTTTCCAAAAGGTGTTATCCGCTCCAACGCTTTAGAGGGTGTTCTGCCTAAATGTGACATCGTCATCTTTCCGCTTCCGCTGCTGGGTACGGATGGATACATAAACACACCGCTGACAAACCAATCCATCAGTTTTGAACAATGCCTTTACTGGATACCGCCCACAGCCGCTGTTCTCGGAGGGATGATACCTGCCTCGCTGATGGAGGAAGCGGCTAAAAAAGGCATTGAACTGCTGGATTTTTTTTGCCGGGAGGAGTTTGCGGTGCGCAATGCCTGGCCCACCGCAGAAGGAACCATTGAGATTGCCCTGCGGGAGCTGCCCACCACTCTTTATGGGCAGGTGTGCCTGATTACAGGCTATGGGCGAATCTCCAAGGTGCTGGCCCGTTTGCTGCAGGCCTTTGGAGCGCAGGTGCGGGTAGCCGCCCGCAAATACAGCGACTTGGCGTGGATTCAAGTGAGCAAGGCACTGCCCGTTCCCATGGAGCAGCTCAGCGATTCGCTGGAAGATGTGGATTTGCTGGTCAATACCGTTCCTACCCGCATTCTGGGAGAAAAAGAGCTGAGCCGCCTTAAAAGCTCCTGCCTTGTCATTGATCTGGCCTCAAAGCCCGGCGGCGTGGATTTTGAAACAGCTAAGAATCTGGGCATCAAAACCATATGGGCCTTATCTTTGCCGGGAAAGACCGCCCCCATTACGGCTGGGGAAATCATATTGGATACTGTAACCAACATACTTACCGAAAGGGGAACGCATCATGGATAA
- a CDS encoding class I SAM-dependent methyltransferase has protein sequence MERSIKKAYASSKNIYDATLTQSRWWSKLYIKLFWGGVDDIQIASRVLAAIPSDFSGKLLDVPVGTGVFTLEKYQAVPKASITCLDYSEDMLAQAKRRFFHGQVKNVTCIQGDVGSLPFEAETFDAVLSMNGFHAFPDKEKAFSETARVLKKGGVFCGCFYIKGQYGPADFIVNRFLAKKGWFTPPFQTLEELKAKLASLYSRVELHHEKAMAYFRCTK, from the coding sequence GTGGAGCGTTCAATCAAAAAAGCCTATGCATCTTCTAAGAATATATACGATGCCACCCTGACCCAGAGCAGGTGGTGGTCAAAGCTTTATATCAAGCTGTTTTGGGGCGGCGTGGACGATATCCAAATCGCCTCCCGGGTGCTGGCGGCCATTCCATCGGATTTTTCTGGCAAGCTGCTGGATGTTCCGGTGGGGACAGGTGTCTTTACACTGGAAAAATATCAGGCGGTACCCAAGGCCTCCATTACCTGTCTGGATTATTCGGAGGATATGCTGGCGCAGGCCAAAAGACGGTTCTTTCACGGGCAGGTCAAAAATGTTACCTGTATACAGGGGGATGTGGGGAGCCTCCCCTTTGAAGCAGAAACCTTTGATGCTGTGCTTTCTATGAACGGGTTTCACGCTTTCCCTGACAAGGAAAAGGCTTTTTCCGAAACGGCCCGTGTTCTGAAAAAAGGCGGGGTCTTTTGCGGCTGCTTTTATATTAAGGGGCAGTATGGGCCAGCGGATTTTATTGTGAACCGCTTTCTGGCTAAAAAGGGGTGGTTTACACCGCCCTTCCAAACGCTTGAGGAGCTAAAAGCCAAGCTGGCCTCCCTTTATTCTCGGGTGGAACTGCACCATGAAAAGGCAATGGCCTATTTCAGGTGCACTAAATAG
- a CDS encoding alpha/beta hydrolase has protein sequence MVKTEEIRYQSANGVDVIAATAWQPTCQPIRGIVQISHSLHEYIELYSDFANYLAERGYIVCGEDHLGHGRSARDAESLGFSSESGGAVHVVRDTRRLYRLMKQSWPNIPYFMLGQGTGGFIVRLYMTKYKESLDGCLLGASQINVFRRPFMEHRIKTVIDKHGIHYRTEELLDCLNMNCYCQDQRKNSQEWLSRDPVALEAFLEDKWCNFVPTAAVYRDMLSLLLGVSWRNWARCLPKDLPLMLFSGDKDPFSRFGKATRTITSLLEKSGLMDLTTIIYRGGSHAFWMEVNREQIFADIVNWLNQHTAAPSQETAENQPAASI, from the coding sequence GTGGTTAAAACAGAGGAAATACGGTATCAAAGCGCAAACGGCGTGGATGTGATTGCCGCCACCGCTTGGCAGCCCACCTGCCAGCCGATACGGGGCATTGTGCAGATCAGCCACAGCCTGCATGAATACATTGAGCTTTATTCCGATTTTGCAAACTATCTGGCGGAGCGGGGTTATATTGTCTGTGGGGAGGATCATCTGGGTCACGGACGAAGCGCCCGTGATGCGGAATCCCTTGGGTTTTCCAGCGAAAGCGGTGGTGCTGTTCATGTGGTTCGGGATACCCGCAGGCTTTACCGGCTGATGAAGCAAAGCTGGCCCAATATTCCTTATTTTATGCTTGGGCAGGGCACCGGCGGCTTTATCGTAAGGCTATATATGACCAAATACAAGGAAAGCCTTGATGGCTGCCTTTTGGGCGCTTCTCAGATCAATGTGTTTCGGCGCCCTTTTATGGAGCATCGGATTAAAACAGTTATTGATAAGCATGGAATCCATTACCGGACAGAAGAGCTTCTGGATTGTTTAAATATGAACTGCTACTGTCAGGATCAGCGAAAAAACAGCCAGGAGTGGCTCAGCCGTGATCCGGTGGCACTGGAGGCCTTTTTGGAAGATAAATGGTGCAACTTTGTGCCCACAGCCGCGGTGTATCGGGATATGCTCTCTTTGCTGCTGGGGGTTTCGTGGCGCAACTGGGCCCGATGCCTGCCCAAGGATTTGCCCCTTATGCTGTTTTCTGGGGATAAAGACCCTTTTTCCCGGTTTGGAAAGGCCACCCGGACCATTACCTCTCTTCTCGAAAAAAGCGGCCTGATGGACCTGACCACCATTATTTACCGAGGCGGCTCCCATGCCTTTTGGATGGAAGTGAATCGGGAGCAGATTTTTGCGGATATCGTCAACTGGCTGAATCAGCACACCGCCGCACCTTCACAGGAGACTGCGGAAAACCAGCCCGCCGCCAGCATATAG
- a CDS encoding LysM peptidoglycan-binding domain-containing protein, with amino-acid sequence MQIYVVQRGDTLAGIARNFGVSPAKLITDNGLENQNNLVVGQALLIQFPAVIHTVMPGDTLYGIAREYGTTVISLLQNNPYLASEPILQPGQQITVSYRGAKLGEIFVNGYAYPHINRNVILRVLPFLTNLTIFGYGFTEDGDLIETPDDQLIQLAIQFQVAPIMLLSSITEEGNFSSERASLLFQNVILQNRVIDRILEKMREKGYMGLDVDFEFIQATDREAFIGFVQNITTRLNAEGYTVNVDLAPKVSPDQPGLLYQGHDYPALGAAANTVLLMTYEWGYTYGPPMAVAPIPQVRQVVDYALTAIPAYKMLMGIPNYGYNWILPFEQGVTAATTIGNQYAVQIAAQYGAEIRFDTTAQSPFFEYTDGSGRAHAVWFEDVRSIQAKLNLILEKKLLGAGYWNTMRPFAQNWALINAMFYIRKVTRQM; translated from the coding sequence ATGCAGATTTATGTTGTCCAGCGTGGGGATACCCTAGCGGGTATCGCCCGGAATTTCGGCGTTTCCCCCGCAAAGCTTATCACCGACAATGGATTGGAAAATCAAAACAACCTTGTGGTGGGGCAGGCTTTGCTCATTCAGTTCCCAGCGGTGATCCACACGGTTATGCCCGGCGATACCCTCTATGGCATTGCACGGGAATACGGCACCACAGTAATTTCCCTGCTGCAAAATAACCCCTATCTGGCCTCTGAGCCTATTTTGCAGCCCGGCCAGCAGATTACAGTTTCTTATCGGGGGGCAAAGCTGGGGGAGATTTTTGTCAACGGCTATGCCTATCCCCACATCAACCGGAACGTGATTCTGCGGGTGCTCCCATTTCTTACCAACCTGACCATTTTCGGCTACGGCTTTACCGAGGATGGCGATCTCATCGAAACACCGGATGACCAGCTGATTCAGCTGGCAATCCAATTTCAGGTTGCCCCCATTATGCTGCTTTCCTCTATCACAGAAGAGGGTAATTTCAGCAGTGAGCGGGCCAGCCTGCTTTTCCAGAATGTCATCCTGCAAAATCGGGTCATTGACCGTATCTTAGAAAAAATGCGCGAAAAGGGCTATATGGGGCTGGATGTGGATTTTGAATTTATACAGGCCACCGACCGGGAAGCCTTCATTGGTTTTGTGCAGAACATTACCACCCGGCTCAATGCCGAGGGCTATACAGTTAACGTGGATTTGGCACCCAAGGTTTCGCCTGATCAACCGGGGCTTTTATATCAGGGCCACGACTACCCGGCACTGGGGGCCGCCGCCAACACAGTTCTGCTGATGACCTATGAGTGGGGTTATACCTATGGCCCGCCTATGGCTGTGGCTCCCATTCCGCAGGTGCGTCAGGTGGTGGATTATGCCCTAACGGCTATTCCTGCCTATAAAATGCTGATGGGTATTCCCAATTATGGCTACAACTGGATTCTGCCCTTTGAGCAAGGGGTAACCGCCGCCACAACCATCGGCAACCAGTATGCCGTGCAGATCGCCGCCCAATATGGAGCGGAAATCCGATTTGATACCACCGCCCAATCCCCCTTCTTTGAATACACCGATGGAAGCGGGCGGGCTCATGCGGTTTGGTTCGAGGATGTCCGCAGCATTCAGGCAAAGCTGAACCTGATTCTGGAGAAAAAGCTCCTTGGTGCAGGCTACTGGAACACTATGCGGCCTTTTGCCCAAAACTGGGCCTTAATCAACGCCATGTTTTATATCCGCAAAGTGACCCGCCAAATGTAA
- a CDS encoding ketose-bisphosphate aldolase — protein sequence MLLNMRDLLAVANKNNFAVPAFNISDYSMFKGIMEVSEEMHSPVIIAIHPDELRHIGADLLPAIVQRTRKSAIPACIHMDHGATFGQIMEAIQCGFTSVMIDGSSLSFGENIAICQKVVEAAHTVDVSVEGELGTIGSTDREAEYGTNEIIYTNPADAVEFVKATGVDTLAIAIGTSHGLYPQGMIPKLRLELLREIKEKVSIPLVLHGGSGNPDEEISRSVTFGINKINISSDIKAAYYIKMREVLSDAGLREPNTIQPPCIAAMQEVARHKIQLFEAAQKASLY from the coding sequence ATGCTGCTGAATATGCGTGACCTTCTGGCTGTGGCAAACAAAAACAATTTTGCGGTTCCTGCTTTCAACATCAGCGATTATTCCATGTTTAAAGGAATCATGGAAGTCTCGGAAGAAATGCACTCCCCTGTTATCATTGCCATTCATCCCGATGAACTGCGGCATATCGGGGCGGATCTTTTGCCCGCTATCGTGCAAAGAACCCGGAAATCTGCTATTCCTGCCTGCATCCACATGGATCACGGCGCCACCTTTGGCCAGATTATGGAGGCCATCCAATGCGGCTTTACCTCGGTGATGATCGATGGCTCCTCTCTTTCCTTTGGGGAGAACATTGCCATTTGCCAAAAGGTGGTGGAGGCCGCCCATACGGTGGATGTCTCGGTGGAGGGTGAGCTGGGAACCATCGGCTCCACCGATCGGGAAGCCGAATACGGCACCAACGAAATTATCTACACCAACCCGGCCGATGCGGTGGAATTTGTAAAGGCCACCGGGGTGGATACACTGGCCATTGCCATCGGCACCTCTCACGGGCTGTATCCCCAAGGGATGATTCCCAAACTGCGGTTGGAACTGCTCCGGGAAATCAAAGAAAAGGTTTCCATCCCTCTGGTGCTGCACGGCGGCTCCGGCAACCCGGATGAGGAAATCAGCCGTTCCGTTACCTTTGGTATCAACAAAATCAACATTTCCAGCGATATCAAGGCAGCCTATTACATAAAAATGCGGGAGGTGCTTTCCGATGCGGGTCTGCGTGAACCCAACACCATTCAGCCGCCTTGTATCGCCGCTATGCAGGAAGTTGCCCGCCATAAAATTCAGCTTTTCGAGGCGGCTCAAAAGGCCTCTCTCTACTGA
- a CDS encoding MurR/RpiR family transcriptional regulator, with product MQPISQRSVLEVIREQYHQVFSAERKVADYILQNPQTAINANVSELARESGVSDATIVRFCKHVGYEGYYQMKIYLARDLGRQQSTEAYLESVPEDTAAGYLQKLAAGIAAIGQRLSQEKLEKCVELIRACPQVHLAAVGNTSPLAQYMGFRLGRLGIRSTYNMVPECMMNHVNLAGSGDILIAISQSGSSKQVIQAMELAKEKGLVTVAISAHDCSPVSALADYLFSSGMGEGSLSGDKNYSYIREMSIIETLLRFVANREQIAASGADNPEIIMSELKL from the coding sequence ATGCAGCCTATTTCCCAACGGTCGGTTCTGGAGGTTATACGAGAGCAATACCATCAGGTTTTTTCAGCCGAAAGAAAGGTAGCGGATTATATCCTCCAAAACCCACAGACCGCCATAAACGCCAATGTTTCGGAACTGGCCCGGGAAAGCGGGGTCAGCGATGCAACCATTGTGCGGTTCTGCAAGCATGTGGGCTACGAAGGTTATTACCAGATGAAAATCTATCTTGCCCGGGATCTGGGCCGCCAGCAGAGCACCGAGGCTTATTTAGAGAGTGTCCCCGAGGATACAGCGGCAGGGTATCTGCAAAAGCTGGCAGCGGGCATTGCAGCAATCGGCCAGCGCCTCAGCCAAGAGAAGCTGGAAAAATGCGTGGAGCTGATTCGTGCCTGCCCGCAGGTGCATCTGGCGGCGGTGGGCAACACCAGCCCTCTGGCGCAGTATATGGGCTTTCGCCTTGGCAGGCTGGGGATACGCAGCACCTACAATATGGTGCCAGAATGCATGATGAACCATGTGAATCTGGCCGGAAGCGGCGATATTCTCATTGCTATTTCTCAATCTGGCAGCTCCAAGCAGGTGATACAGGCCATGGAGCTGGCAAAGGAAAAAGGGCTTGTGACTGTTGCCATTTCCGCCCACGACTGCTCCCCTGTTTCTGCCTTGGCGGATTATCTGTTTTCCTCCGGTATGGGGGAGGGTTCACTTTCCGGCGATAAAAACTATTCCTATATCCGAGAAATGTCTATTATCGAAACGCTGCTGCGTTTTGTAGCCAACCGGGAGCAGATTGCCGCCAGCGGCGCCGACAATCCGGAAATCATCATGTCTGAGCTAAAGCTCTGA
- a CDS encoding D-lyxose/D-mannose family sugar isomerase, with protein sequence MKRSHINTVIRDMEKLLEELHFAPPPFARWSPKDWADKGREYDEIRDNKLGWDITDYGLGQFDKIGFSLLTIRNGNQLLPQYPKTYAEKLLMLYEGQTAPLHYHWNKMEDIINRGGNEVYITVYNGAEDGSRLDTDVLVSTDGKLSVVKAGTKIRLCPGESITITPYLYHDFQVPETGGPVLLGEVSMCNDDENDNRFYEPIGRFPAIEEDEAPYRLLCTEYPGPLH encoded by the coding sequence GTGAAACGTTCGCACATCAACACTGTCATCAGGGATATGGAAAAGCTGCTGGAAGAGCTGCATTTCGCCCCGCCGCCTTTTGCCCGCTGGAGCCCGAAGGATTGGGCGGATAAAGGCCGGGAATACGATGAAATCCGTGATAACAAGCTGGGTTGGGATATCACCGACTATGGCTTGGGGCAGTTTGATAAAATCGGCTTTTCATTGCTGACCATCCGCAATGGCAATCAGCTTCTGCCACAATACCCCAAAACCTACGCCGAAAAGCTGCTGATGCTCTATGAAGGGCAGACCGCACCTCTCCATTACCACTGGAACAAGATGGAGGATATTATAAACCGGGGCGGCAACGAGGTTTATATCACCGTTTACAACGGCGCCGAGGATGGCTCCCGGCTGGATACCGATGTATTGGTCAGCACCGATGGCAAGCTTTCGGTGGTAAAAGCCGGAACCAAAATCCGCCTTTGCCCCGGGGAAAGCATCACCATTACACCTTATCTCTACCACGATTTTCAGGTTCCCGAAACAGGCGGCCCTGTGCTGCTGGGTGAAGTCTCCATGTGCAATGACGATGAAAACGACAACCGCTTTTATGAGCCCATCGGGCGCTTTCCCGCCATTGAAGAAGATGAGGCCCCTTATCGGCTTCTGTGCACAGAATACCCTGGCCCACTTCACTAA
- the yunB gene encoding sporulation protein YunB — protein MRKPVRRWRSRDRIHTARQWILLFMIGVLIAGFVILEGRLRAVIETVAEHQARVFAVKTINDAMLEQLEADDISYSSLVDITKNDLGEITSIQTNMVAVNTLKAQVTEKVLAAVHDQEKLRVYIPIGTLLGSQLTSGLGPELEIKVIPTGYVQTELQNEFTQAGINQTLHQIILQVSFQISVLVPGYTIQSEVVTNYCVAETVIVGKIPDTVVDLGGQSRPTLSPILPPVAS, from the coding sequence GTGAGAAAACCAGTTCGGCGGTGGCGTTCCCGGGATCGGATTCATACAGCCCGGCAATGGATTCTGCTTTTTATGATCGGTGTGCTGATTGCCGGCTTTGTTATACTGGAAGGCCGCTTGCGTGCCGTTATCGAAACGGTGGCCGAGCATCAGGCCCGGGTATTTGCTGTGAAAACCATCAACGATGCCATGCTGGAGCAGCTGGAAGCAGACGATATTTCTTATAGCTCGTTGGTGGATATCACCAAGAATGATTTGGGCGAAATCACCTCCATCCAGACCAACATGGTGGCTGTGAACACGCTGAAAGCACAGGTCACCGAAAAGGTGCTGGCGGCGGTCCACGATCAGGAAAAGCTGCGGGTCTACATTCCCATAGGAACCCTGCTGGGCTCACAGCTTACTTCCGGGCTTGGCCCCGAGCTGGAGATTAAGGTGATCCCCACCGGGTATGTGCAGACAGAACTGCAAAATGAATTTACACAGGCCGGTATCAACCAGACCCTCCACCAAATTATCTTACAGGTCAGCTTTCAGATTTCGGTGCTGGTTCCCGGCTATACCATCCAGTCGGAGGTGGTCACCAACTACTGTGTGGCCGAAACCGTTATAGTGGGCAAAATTCCCGATACAGTGGTGGATTTAGGCGGCCAGAGCCGGCCCACCCTTTCCCCCATACTGCCGCCTGTGGCTTCTTAA
- the ligA gene encoding NAD-dependent DNA ligase LigA — protein sequence MDLEKASQQITELRKTLEYHMHLYYDLDSPELEDYEYDRLLHQLLELEEQFPELQTPDSPTVRVGGKATNTFAPVPHTVQMGSLQDVFDLEELGAFDRRVREKVESPRYVVEPKIDGLSVSLEYRDGLLVRGSTRGDGLVGEDVTANLKTIQAIPLRLREPVPFLEVRGEVFMPRESFEQLVQQQELEEQQPFKNPRNAAAGSLRQKNAAITAQRKLSIYVFNIQQIEGRALSGHKESLDFLAELGFQVSPSYRVFDSIQAVIGGVEAIGESRGKLSFDIDGAVVKVDDFDQRITLGSTSKFPKWAVAYKYPPEEKETILLEIQVQVGRTGVLTPTAVFSPITLAGTTVTRAVLHNQDYITQKGISVGDTIVVRKAGDIIPEVVGVALHQEGAEVYQLPGHCPSCGAQVVRLEEEAALRCPNLECPAQLLRNLIHFASRGAMDIEGMGPAVVENLVGAGMVSSPADLYFLTLEQLLTLERMAQKSAQNLLDAIEASKKQDLSRLLFALGIRNIGQRAAQLLTRRFGTMTALMAAGQEEISLIDGLGGVMAKNVSDFFAAAGNQHLIARLEEAGVNMVGLEAVSSDKLAGMTFVLTGTLPTLTRDDAKKRIEDAGGKVTSSVSKKTGYVVAGEEAGSKLTKAQSLGITILDEAQLLALLEG from the coding sequence ATGGATTTAGAAAAAGCAAGCCAGCAGATTACAGAGCTTCGTAAAACGCTGGAGTACCATATGCACCTTTACTACGATCTGGATAGCCCTGAGCTGGAGGACTATGAATACGACCGTCTGCTTCACCAGCTTCTGGAGCTGGAGGAGCAGTTCCCCGAGCTGCAAACCCCCGATTCTCCCACAGTAAGGGTGGGCGGCAAAGCCACCAATACCTTTGCCCCGGTACCCCATACGGTGCAGATGGGCTCCTTGCAGGATGTGTTTGATCTGGAGGAGCTGGGGGCCTTTGACCGGCGAGTGCGGGAAAAGGTGGAAAGTCCCCGCTATGTGGTGGAGCCCAAAATCGATGGGCTTTCGGTATCGCTGGAATACCGTGACGGCCTGCTGGTACGGGGCTCCACCCGGGGTGATGGCCTTGTGGGCGAGGATGTCACCGCCAATCTGAAAACCATACAAGCTATTCCTCTGCGTCTCCGGGAACCTGTGCCTTTTTTGGAGGTGCGGGGCGAAGTCTTTATGCCTCGGGAATCCTTTGAGCAGCTGGTTCAGCAGCAGGAGCTGGAGGAACAGCAGCCCTTTAAAAATCCCCGCAATGCGGCGGCGGGCTCTCTCCGGCAAAAGAATGCCGCCATTACCGCTCAGCGCAAGCTTTCCATCTATGTGTTCAACATTCAGCAGATTGAAGGGAGGGCGCTTTCCGGCCATAAAGAATCGCTGGATTTTCTGGCGGAGCTTGGCTTTCAGGTATCCCCTTCCTACCGGGTGTTTGACAGCATACAGGCGGTGATCGGGGGGGTAGAGGCCATCGGCGAAAGCCGGGGCAAGCTTTCCTTTGATATTGACGGCGCTGTAGTCAAGGTGGATGACTTTGATCAGCGGATCACTCTGGGCAGCACCTCCAAGTTCCCCAAATGGGCAGTTGCCTACAAATATCCCCCTGAGGAAAAAGAAACCATCTTGCTGGAAATTCAGGTGCAGGTGGGCCGCACCGGGGTGCTCACCCCCACCGCCGTTTTTTCACCCATTACGCTGGCGGGCACCACGGTTACCCGGGCTGTGCTCCACAATCAGGATTACATCACCCAAAAGGGGATTTCGGTGGGCGATACCATCGTGGTCCGCAAGGCCGGGGATATCATCCCCGAGGTGGTAGGGGTAGCCTTACATCAGGAAGGAGCTGAGGTTTACCAGCTGCCCGGGCATTGCCCTTCCTGCGGGGCGCAGGTTGTGCGGCTGGAGGAGGAAGCGGCTCTGCGCTGCCCCAATCTGGAATGCCCCGCACAGCTTCTGCGCAATCTGATTCACTTTGCCTCCCGGGGCGCCATGGATATTGAGGGTATGGGGCCCGCAGTGGTGGAAAATCTGGTGGGTGCCGGGATGGTTTCCTCCCCTGCCGATCTTTACTTTTTGACCTTGGAGCAGCTCCTCACGCTGGAGCGCATGGCGCAAAAAAGCGCCCAGAACCTTCTGGACGCCATTGAGGCTTCTAAAAAACAGGACCTGAGCCGTTTGCTTTTCGCTTTGGGTATTCGCAACATCGGCCAGCGGGCGGCCCAGCTTTTGACCCGACGCTTTGGAACTATGACTGCACTGATGGCCGCCGGTCAGGAGGAAATTTCTCTTATTGACGGGCTAGGTGGGGTTATGGCAAAAAATGTATCTGACTTCTTTGCAGCCGCAGGCAACCAGCATCTCATTGCCCGGCTGGAGGAGGCCGGGGTGAATATGGTGGGGCTGGAAGCGGTATCCTCCGATAAGCTGGCCGGGATGACCTTTGTTCTCACCGGCACTCTGCCCACGCTGACAAGGGACGATGCTAAAAAACGAATTGAGGATGCGGGCGGTAAGGTAACCTCCAGCGTTTCCAAAAAGACAGGCTATGTTGTGGCCGGTGAAGAGGCGGGCAGCAAGCTGACTAAGGCCCAATCCCTTGGCATCACGATACTGGATGAAGCACAGCTTCTGGCTTTGCTGGAAGGTTAA
- a CDS encoding methyltransferase domain-containing protein encodes MYNNIFESLERPVLYKQSEANFWDDEHISMHLLKAHLDPEYEGASRNLRFIEQSVKWIREITPPSRYPQVLDIGCGPGLYAERFCQSGYQVTGLDFSKRSIEYAAGSAARQGLDIAYIYQDYLKMDYDNAFDLAAFIYCDYGALSTENRAAILRKIYHSLKSGGKLILDVFSMVKYNEFEELKTWQVCEEGGFWSAEKYLLLNAQYRYPDHRTLEKIAVITESAIKEYCIWNCCYTPETLTKEVHEAGFRKFELFSDVSGKPYRKESPTLAMLLEK; translated from the coding sequence ATGTATAACAATATCTTTGAGAGCTTGGAGCGGCCTGTGCTTTATAAGCAAAGTGAGGCCAATTTCTGGGACGATGAGCACATTTCAATGCATCTGCTCAAAGCGCATCTTGACCCGGAATACGAAGGTGCAAGCCGGAATCTGCGCTTTATTGAGCAGTCGGTGAAATGGATTCGAGAAATCACGCCACCCTCCCGGTATCCACAAGTGCTGGATATCGGCTGTGGGCCGGGGCTGTATGCCGAACGGTTCTGCCAATCCGGCTATCAAGTAACCGGCCTTGATTTTTCAAAGCGATCCATAGAATATGCTGCTGGCTCCGCTGCCAGACAGGGCTTGGATATAGCCTATATTTATCAGGATTATCTGAAAATGGATTATGACAATGCCTTTGATTTGGCAGCGTTTATTTACTGCGACTATGGAGCTCTGTCAACCGAAAACAGAGCGGCTATACTGCGAAAAATATACCATAGCCTAAAAAGTGGCGGAAAACTGATTTTGGATGTGTTCTCCATGGTCAAGTATAACGAATTTGAAGAATTAAAGACTTGGCAGGTATGCGAAGAAGGGGGCTTTTGGAGTGCGGAAAAATACCTGTTATTGAATGCACAATACAGGTATCCCGACCATAGAACACTGGAGAAAATCGCTGTCATCACCGAGAGCGCAATCAAAGAATACTGCATATGGAATTGCTGCTACACGCCGGAAACCCTTACAAAAGAGGTGCATGAAGCAGGGTTTAGAAAGTTTGAGCTATTCAGTGATGTGAGCGGCAAACCTTATAGGAAAGAAAGCCCAACCCTTGCCATGCTTTTGGAAAAATAG